The Seleniivibrio woodruffii genome window below encodes:
- a CDS encoding radical SAM protein, giving the protein MSSLSTEHKLPEIIIPEDYNYLAFFISLNCNLKCHYCINLNDKNSARKDMAKHHMDGSDWAKAINRLNIGRDDLPVTLQGGEPTLHKDFYRIVNETDDSIKLDLLTNMAFDPEVFIRNVPVKKFTREAKYAAIRVSYHPGYNDIDELIKKTLRMADAGFYVGIYSVLVPENKEHIDDVMARCKGLGIDFRVKEYLGFDGEKWHGEYKYMDAISQHERKSCLCKTTELIAGPTGHVFRCHSDLYANRTPIGHILDPDFRIEQIFRPCDWYGFCNPCDIKVKTNRFQIFGHTSVEIKDIHELN; this is encoded by the coding sequence ATGTCGTCACTCTCTACTGAACATAAACTGCCCGAAATAATAATTCCCGAAGATTATAACTATCTGGCATTCTTCATATCCCTGAACTGCAACCTGAAATGCCACTACTGCATAAACCTGAACGATAAAAACTCCGCCAGAAAGGACATGGCGAAGCACCATATGGACGGTTCGGACTGGGCAAAGGCAATAAACAGGCTGAACATCGGCCGGGACGACCTTCCCGTGACCTTACAGGGGGGCGAACCCACTCTTCACAAAGATTTTTACCGCATAGTCAACGAAACGGACGACAGCATAAAACTCGACCTGCTCACAAACATGGCGTTCGATCCCGAAGTTTTCATCAGGAACGTCCCCGTAAAAAAATTCACCCGTGAGGCGAAATATGCCGCCATCCGTGTGAGCTATCACCCGGGCTACAACGACATAGACGAACTGATAAAAAAGACCCTGCGCATGGCCGATGCCGGATTTTATGTCGGCATCTACTCGGTTCTGGTACCGGAGAACAAAGAACATATCGACGATGTAATGGCCAGATGCAAAGGGCTCGGGATAGACTTCCGTGTTAAGGAATATCTGGGATTTGACGGCGAAAAGTGGCACGGCGAATATAAATATATGGACGCCATAAGCCAGCATGAACGAAAATCATGCCTCTGCAAAACCACGGAACTTATAGCAGGCCCCACAGGGCACGTTTTCCGCTGTCATTCCGACCTGTATGCCAACAGAACCCCCATCGGGCACATCCTTGACCCCGATTTCCGCATCGAACAGATATTCCGTCCCTGCGACTGGTACGGATTCTGCAACCCCTGCGACATAAAAGTGAAGACAAACCGCTTCCAGATATTCGGACACACAAGCGTTGAGATAAAGGATATACATGAGCTCAACTGA